A stretch of DNA from Saccharospirillum mangrovi:
CGATAAAGAAGGAAGGCACTTGTTAATATTGATGGAAAATGAAATTAGAGATCAAGAAAATAGGTATGATGAAATTTATGCGAATTGCTATTTAGAAGATAATGGAAATCTAGAATTAGAATGGAAGCTAAGAGACTTCAAAAATCCAAATGATGACCCTTACAACCATAAGCCAGAGTTTTCGATATGGTTTTGGACAAGATACCTGACTTTAGAAGACCTTGACGGCGACAATCTAGTTGACCCTATTATTGTTTATGGGTCATCTGGCTTGAATGATTATGGAGATGGGAGAATTAAGATATTGATGTACAACAAGAAAATAAAGAGAGCAATTAGGCATCAAAATGGGGAGCTTGATGGTGAGAGAAATACACAGATTGATAAAGAATTTTATGATCTACCTTTACCTATAAGAGAGGAAGTATATCAAATAATGCTGCAGATTGAGGGAAATAATCATGGTGTCTTCCCTAGAGGATGGGAAGAAGCGATGAGACAGAAAAGAACTTGGATTAGTGAGTAATCCAAGGAGCCTGTAAATAAAACTGTGTAAACCGCCTATCATAGCCCCTAACCGGGAGAGGATAGGCTGAAGAACAAGAAAGACCTGGAAACCTTTGTGTAATTAACAGGGCAACCAGCTTAGCCCTTGACAGCCCGGCGTTGACTAAAAGGACACACATCTTAACTGACTAATAAGATACTCATCTTAACGATTTTTATGGTGGGTGTCCTGTTAATTCGGTAGTTTAATAAAGATAGCAAGCAAAGGTAGATTGCGCTGTCATAAGTTGGTTGCCAACCTACGCTATTAGGCAGTCCAAATTCAGCCAAAATGAAAGCCGCAACTGAAGCTCCTGCTAATATCGGTGCGATGGGTTGAATTTTCTTCATACTAAAACTCCTTCCTGAATGAACTATTAATTCAATTTTTTCAGGGTAGCTACATTAATTTACTTCTAACATGAGTGTCCTATTAACTGGTTAAAGCTCGTTTCGTTTGAACATTTCACCTTGCTCTTCATCAGAGCTACCAATTGCTATGTGTACTGCTGTTCTTGCACGATAACGTTCATAGATAGAGTCAATTGTGTCAATACTAGCCACTTTTATACGTGGATCACCGATAAAGCACTCGAAGTGTTCACCAAAAAATTTCTGAACAGGCTTTGTTGTCAATTCATGGGGATTGCAATTTCTGGATGACACAACCCCAATAGCTGGAACTACCGAGAAGCCATCATATTTTGAGTATAGGAAAACGAAAGAACTGGGGCTTATTCGAAGCATATCTTCACATTGAGAGGTCAGCTTATCAAACTCTGATTTTGGGTAGGAATCGTTGGGCTCAATTTTCTTTGCTTGTGCTAAAAATCCTTTTTTAACATGAAATCCATCTAAGTTAATTTCTAATGACCCAACGAAGTCCGCTCCGTACCGCTTCTCTTGGCTGTTCCTTCCCCGATCCGTTAATGTCATCGCACTCCACGTGAAAGGGCTCCTTTGAGATCTGCGCATTTCACTCTGAATATAAGCTATCAACCTATCAGTAATTGCAGGCTCTTGCTGAGCTCTACCATGGGCCATATCTTCAATAGCAAGGCGAGCTGCAGAAGATATTTTTCTCGAAAATGCTGATGAAAGTTTCTTATTTTTAAACATCGATATCTCGCTTACTTACTTAGAGTTTTAACAGTTTATTCATAGTCATTTACGCCTCGTATTTCGGCGGGACCTTGGTTTAACGTTACCATGGTGTTCTGTTCCGGCCCAGTAGGCATGGTGCATCCCAGCATGGTCAACCACTTACATCCATTCCGTCAAAACCGTCTCATACGCCCCTTATTTCGTACATCAGAGTCTCCATAGACGCATATCCTGGGCTTTATCTGGGATATGCATCGCACTACATTGGGTGTCCTGTTAGTTCCTCATTCTGTTTGTACTGAGATTTCAATTTTTTCTTCTGTTCTTTATCCATGCTCGGGACTCATAACGCCGAGGTTTGGGGCCGTAGTGGAGCGCCAGCGGAACGGAGGTCCCAGCCGCATGCGACAACACCACCTTGTTAGCTGTTTCTTGGTACCGCATTTAGCACCTGTGAAAAACCAAGCAGCCCTTTTTCTATTGTTACTTCCACTTCTTGGCCAATAGAAAATGACTGATTATCTTTAGGGCGATAGGTTATAGCCCCGTCTTCATTAGTGAGCTCAAGATATTCTATGAAATCATAGCGAATCCTTCGCTCCGCCATTTTTGTAACTTTATATATTTCTACTCTTCGATTGCCAGTGTCTGGCATATTATTAAGTAGCGATACTGCAATCATGCCACCAAGAATACTGAAGAAGAATGTCATCGGGTAATTTGGTGGCTGTTGATACCAAGGACGCTTGTCTAAATTGAAGATTACATTCATGTACTTTAGCGACTGCTTTCTTCGGTATATAAAATATAAAACACCAATACAAAGCCCAATTACCACTCCAATTAACGTAAGGTAATGTCCATCTATAACATCAGCATTCAATATGAACCCCATCTGGGAAACCATACTGATAAGTATTACTAATATTCCGGCTGGTAGAATCTTTCTCATTTTGTACAGCTAACGCCTGGCACAGCGGCAAGCGTCAGCGAGTCCAGGCCCGCAGGGCCGATGCTGATGCCACTTGTTAGAATTTACTTGCTTATTTTCCTGCGTATTACAAACCACAGATTTAGCTAGATTTCGATTTTGCCAAGAATACAAAGGTATTGCCAATGGACCAAAAACACAAAACGCTATATCCCACAAGACTGTCGGTTTAAGCTTTCTATTTTTGGCAATGAAATAACAAATACCAGCCCCTAAAATCCAGATAATTGCGGGTATATAAATTGTAGCCATTTAATATCTCCTTTTCTGAGCTATTCAAAATCCTATGTGACCATTATTTCGACTTACTATCTGCCTTTGGGCTGAATTGTTTTGAATCCTAACAGTTTATTCATCGTCACTTACGCCTCTTATTTAGGCGCGACCTTGGTTTCACGTTACCACGGCGTTCTGCTCCAGCCCGGTGGCTAACGTACATCTCAGCGTGGTTGAAGGCTGATTACTTCTGACATCAATTCCAGAAAGAACTGTCCTAACCAACGCCTATTCCGTATACCAGCCAATGCGTGGGATGGTAAGTCTGATGGATACTAAATAGCCAACAAACACGCTACCGCCCGGCCAGTTACAAGGCGACCAAGGTGGTTAGGTTGTGAAAACCTATAAGACCACAAGTGCCATTTTGCTGTCTTCCCAACGGGCGCATTTCTGTCCGCTTTTGTTACAACCAAAGCCCTTACCTTTTCCCTGCCCAACAAAAAGCCCCCTGTCACAAAACAGAGGGCTTTCACCAGGGCTTCAAAGCTAGGGCTGTTCTAACTCAGCCTAACTCATCCAACTGCTTCAACTGCCCCTCCAACTCCCGAACGCTGGCTGCCAACCCCTCAGCCTTCTCCCGCTCTTTAGCAATCACCGCTTCCGGTGCCTTGCTAACAAAGCTTTCGTTGCTCAGTTTGCCTTCCACACGCGCCAGGTCTTGCTTGGCTTTGTCGATGGCTTTGCTGAGGCGGGCTTGTTCGGCGGCTACGTCGATTAGGCCGGCTAGCGGTACCAGTACTTTCAGTTGGCCGACGAGCTGGGTGGAGGCGGGTGGGGCGTCGTCGCCTTCGTTGAGCCAGGTGATGCTTTCGAGTTTCGCCAGGGTTTTCAGGAAGGTTTCGTTTTCCTGTAGGCGGCGTTGGTCTTCGGCGCTGCCGTTCTGGAACAGGACGGGCAGTTCTTTGCCTGGGGCGATGTTCATTTCGCCGCGGATGTTGCGGATGCCGACGATGACGCCTTTGAGCCATTCGGCGTCGGCTTCGGCGGTGGCGTCGATCTTGGTTTCATCGGCGCGCGGGTAGGGTTGCAGCATGATGGTGTCGCCGGTTTTGTCGGCGAGGTCGCGGATCGACAGCCAGATTTCTTCGGTGATGAACGGCATCACCGGGTGCGCCAGGCGCAACAGGGTTTCCAGTACGCGCACCAGGGTGCGGCGGGTGCCGCGTTTGCGTTCGGCGCTGGCGTTGTCGTCCCACAGGACTGGCTTGGAGAGTTCCAGATACCAGTCGCAGTATTCGTTCCAGATGAATTCGTACAGCGCCTGGCTCATCAGGTCGAAGCGGTAGTTGCTGTAGTAGCGTTCCAGGTCGGCTTCCAGGCGTTGCAGGCCGGAGATGATCCAGCGGTCGGCCAGTGTCAGTTCAACGTCGCCGCCGTTTTGGCCGCAGTCTTCGCCTTCGGTGTTCATCTGGACGTAGCGCGCAGCGTTCCAGATTTTGTTGCAGAAGTTGCGGTAGCCTTCCAGGCGTTTAACGTCGAAGTTGACGTCGCGGCCCTGGCTTGCCATGGCGGTCAGCGTGAAACGCAGGGCGTCGGTGCCTGACGGTTCCATGCCTTCGGGGAAGGCTTTGCGTGTGGCTTTTTCGATTTTTTGCTCGAGCTTGGGTTGCATCAAGCCGTAGGTGCGTTTGGCGACGAGGTCGTCAACGCTGATGCCGTCAATCAAGTCGATTGGGTCGATGACGTTGCCTTTCGACTTCGACATCTTCTGGCCGTTTTCGTCGCGAATCAGCGGCGTGATGTAGACCTGCTTGAACGGGACTTGTGGTTTGCCGTCGTCGTCTTTGATGAAGTGCATGGTCATCATCATCATGCGGGCGACCCAGAAGAAGATGATGTCGAAACCAGTCACCAGCACGTTGGTCGGGTGGAAGGTTTTCAGCATCTCGGTGTCGTCGGGCCAGCCGAGGGTGGAGAAGGTCCACAGCGCAGAACTGAACCAGGTGTCGAGGACGTCTTCGTCTTGCGTCAGTTCCAGGTCGGCCGCCAGGTTGTGCTTCTCGCGCACTTCGGCTTCGCTGCGACCGACGTAGAAGTTGCCGTCGGCGTCGTACCAGGCGGGAATCTGGTGGCCCCACCAGAGCTGACGCGAAATACACCAGTCCTGAATGTCGCGCATCCAGGCGAAGAAGGTGTTTTCCCATTGCTTGGGTACGAATTGGATGTCGCCGTTTTCGACCGCCTTGATGGTCGGTTCGGCCAGCGGTTTGGCGGAGACATACCATTGGTCGGTGAGCCAGGGTTCGATAACGGCATCGGAACGGTCGCCGCGCGGCACCATTAGGGTGTGGTCTTTAATGGAGTCGAGCAGGCCAGCGGCTTCAAATTCGGCGACGATTTTCTTGCGCGCTTCGAAGCGGTCTAAACCGGCAAAACCGGCGGGCAGGGCGGTGTCGTATTCGACTGGCTTGCCTTGGTAATCGTAGGCTTCGGCTTGGGCTAATACAGCGGCATCTTTGTCGAAAATATTGATCAGAATTGAGCCGTGGCGTTTGCCGACTTCGTAGTCGTTGAAGTCGTGTGCCGGGGTGATTTTCACGCAGCCGGTGCCAAATTCGAGGTCGACGTAATCGTCGGCCACAATTTTCAGGCGGCGGCCAACCAGCGGCAGTTCGACTTCTTTGCCGACCAGTTGCGTATAGCGTTCGTCTTCCGGGTTCACCGCAACCAAGGTGTCACCGAGCATGGTTTCCGGGCGAGTGGTGGCGACGACGATGTAGTCTTTGCCGTCGGCGGTTTTGGCACCGTCGGCGAGCGGGTAGCGGAAGTGCCAGAGCGAGCCTTGTTCTTCTTTGCTTTCCACTTCCAGATCGGAAATGGCGGTGTGGAATTTCGGATCCCAGTTGACCAGGCGTTTGCCGCGGTAAATCAGGTCGTCTTCATACAGCCGGACGAAGACTTCGCGCACCGCGTTCGACAGCCCTTCGTCCATGGTGAAGCGTTCGCGCGACCAATCGACCGAGTCGCCGAGGCGACGCATCTGGCCGGTGATGGAGTTGCCGGATTCTTCTTTCCATTGCCAGACGCGGTCGATGAAGGTTTCGCGGCCCAGGTCGTGACGGGTGATGCCTTTTGCCGCCAGTTGGCGTTCCACCACCATCTGGGTGGCGATGCCGGCGTGGTCGGAACCCGGTTGCCACAATGTATTGCGGCCAGCCATGCGGTGATAACGAGTGAGCGCGTCCATCAGGGTTTGCTGGAAGGCGTGGCCCATGTGCAGGCTGCCGGTCACGTTCGGCGGCGGAATCATGATGCAGTAAGATTCGCCTTCACCACTGGGCTGGAAGTATTGGTTGGCTTCCCAGCGCTGGTAGTGTTTGCCTTCAATCGCCTGAGGTTGGTAAGTCTTCTCCATGGGGCTGCTCGTTGCTCGCTGTCATCGGGGCTCGGAAAGTCCGCAGTGCGTTGGCGGCTGCGGGTACACGGGACCGCGCATTATACATGGGCGAGCGGACTAATCCGAGCCGTGGCGAGGCTGGCTTTTGTGTTCGGCGAGCAGGCGTAGGAAATCGTTGCGCAGGCGGCGGCGCAGGTCGCGTTCAAACAGTTGCAGGTAGTCGGCCAAGGCTTCGTCAGCCCAGCGATTAAAGGCGGCTTCGAGGTTGTCGGTCAGAACCGCGTCGAGCGATTCTTCAAAGTTCAGTTCGGCTTGTTCTTCAGCGGCGCGGGCTTCGGCTTCGTTGCGGATGCGGATCAGCTCGGACAATGAATCCGACGATAAAAACGGGTTGTCCGGGTTCAGCGGTGACGCCGGGCGTTTTTCCACCACTTCGTCGACCACCGGTAAGGCCGGCTCGGAACGCGCCATGCGATCCAGGCTCTGGCGCAATGCTTCCAGATCGTCGAGCAGATGTTGGCGCAGGCGGTCGTCAGACATTAAACGCGATCTCGCAAATCGTGACGGTTCAGTGGGTAGCCGCGATCCTGATAAAACCGATACCGCTGGCGGCTGGCTTCCAGCACAGCCGGTTCCTGGCTGACCACTTCGAACACGCGCTCAAAGCGGGAAAAATAATCCGGCAATTCAGTCGCCAGATTGATCAGCACGTCGTGGTGCTGGCCGGGGTGATCGTGCCAGCCAATCTGCACGGCTTCGGCGTCGCCATCAAGCAGGCTGTGTGGCAGGAAGCTGTCGGGGGTTAATCCCCACAAGGTGTTGCTCAGGTTTTGCGCCTGTTCAGCGTTATCGACCGCCAGCAGAACACTGTGCTGGCGCGACCGGGCTTTGATCACCAGTCGGGCGGCGTAAGCCAGGCGGTCGAGCGTCTGGACGGCGGGAATGATGTGGAAGTCGATGCGGGTCATAAGCCATTTCGTGTTGCAAACCTGTGCATGGTAATCAAAGGCCAAAATGGAAGAAACGGCCAGGTTTGCAAAAATGGACCCGAATAACCCGGGCAGCAGATTCGCCCGGGTTGGCTGGAGGGCTTGGCGTTAGAATGGACGGATCCGGAGGATTTCGGCTTCGCCAATCGCCAGGGCTTCGGGCGAGGTATGCACCGAGTAATAACCCAGCGACAAGGGGTACGGATGCGGTATCGCCGAGCCGAGTACAAAGGTCGCGCCTTGTGCACCGGCTTGAATGTCGATCGGGTCGGTACTGTCTTCAAAGGCAGCCAGATCGCCAGCGGTGATGGCGCCATTGGCATCAAGGTCGCCTTTCGCCACTGCGATAAACGCCGTGCTCTGCTTGGGTTCGGGCACAAACTGCCAGCGTTCGTTGGGGGCCAGTGTCACCAATAAGTAGGTCATGTTTTGCGGGCTGCGCGCCGGGCTGGTAACGCCGGCGTAACTGCCAATCATGACGCGGGCGGGGCCGACAGCCGGGGTTTGGTCCGATTCGACAAATTGGGTGAACGATGACGAAAGTTCCAGTTCGGCGTCGAGCGCTACCCAAAGTTGAAAGCCCTGAATGCGCTTCGATTTACCTTGGCTCATTTCATCGCCATGCCAGATGCCGGTGCCGGCGCGCATCCACTCGACGCCGCCAACACCCATGTAGCCTTCATGACCGACTTTATCGTTGTAATGAACGTCGCCTTCGGTCAGCACCGTTACTGTGGCGATGCCGGAATGGGGGTGTATACCCATCTGGCTCATGGTTTGGGTTTCCATTTCGAACAAGTCGAGAAAGACAAAGGGTTTGAGCAACTGACCAAAATCGGACGGACTCATCAGCCGGGTGATGGGGCCATGGCTGTGGCCACGGGTGATGGCCGCTATGGATCGTTGAGTGGTGGTTTGATCAAGCATTTGAGTCGACATGTTAGTGGCCCGGTTTGGGAGTGGAAGGCTACTGTACAACCGGATTTTCTATCGGAGAATCCGTTTTAAATTGATATCAAGTATCAGTAATGAAGATGGATATCGCGCTGGTAATACCATTTTCATCATTTATATTGTTGCTTCTATTTCACCGGCATCAACAGATTAGATAGATGTTGCAGAGCGTTTCGATTGATCAGTTGCGCATGTTCGTCGCAGCCGCCAATACCGGCAGTTTTTCAGGTGCCGCGCGGCAATTGAACCGGGCACAGTCGGCCATCAGTCAATCCATGGTGGCGTTGGAAAATGCGCTGGGCGTTACGCTGTTTGATCGCAGCGAGCGCCTGCCCAAGCTGACGCCCGAGGGCAGTGCGTTGCTGGAACGCGCGCGTGGCATTGTTCAGGATACCGATGCACTGAAAACCGAAGCCCGACATTTGGCCGAAGGGCTGGAGCCAGAGTTGTCGCTGGTGTTGGACATCATGTTTCCGCAATACCTGTTGGTGCAGCTTGCCCGGGAATGGGCGCAACGGTTTCCCTCCACCCCACTGAGTATCTGTTTTGAAGCCTTGGGCGGGGTGTCCAGCCATGTGTTGGAAGGCCGTTGCAGTTTGGGGGTGATCGGTACGTTGCAGACGGTGTCGCCGGATCTGACCAAGGAATGGTTGTTCGATTTACCGATGACCACAGTGGTGGCGCCTGAGCATCCGTTGGCGTCGATGACCGGCATGATTCCGACCAGCGTGGCGGCGGAATACACGCAAATCGTCTTGACCGACCGCTCGGAACTGACGGTAGGGCTGGGCTTTGGCGTGATCGGCAAACAAACCTGGCGCGTGACGGAGCTGTCAACCAAGCAAGCGCTGTTACGCGCCGGCCTGGGCTGGGGCCACATGCCGCTGCCGGAAGTGGCGCAGGATGTGGCCGCCGGCTAT
This window harbors:
- a CDS encoding M949_RS01915 family surface polysaccharide biosynthesis protein, which translates into the protein MKIQIGKVLDKNIYILWLLIFYAFNVSEIHAQAQNAFNMSSREIEETEIEELLVENEINLLAPIFRTYEFIDKEGRHLLILMENEIRDQENRYDEIYANCYLEDNGNLELEWKLRDFKNPNDDPYNHKPEFSIWFWTRYLTLEDLDGDNLVDPIIVYGSSGLNDYGDGRIKILMYNKKIKRAIRHQNGELDGERNTQIDKEFYDLPLPIREEVYQIMLQIEGNNHGVFPRGWEEAMRQKRTWISE
- a CDS encoding DNA polymerase III subunit chi; amino-acid sequence: MTRIDFHIIPAVQTLDRLAYAARLVIKARSRQHSVLLAVDNAEQAQNLSNTLWGLTPDSFLPHSLLDGDAEAVQIGWHDHPGQHHDVLINLATELPDYFSRFERVFEVVSQEPAVLEASRQRYRFYQDRGYPLNRHDLRDRV
- a CDS encoding valine--tRNA ligase translates to MEKTYQPQAIEGKHYQRWEANQYFQPSGEGESYCIMIPPPNVTGSLHMGHAFQQTLMDALTRYHRMAGRNTLWQPGSDHAGIATQMVVERQLAAKGITRHDLGRETFIDRVWQWKEESGNSITGQMRRLGDSVDWSRERFTMDEGLSNAVREVFVRLYEDDLIYRGKRLVNWDPKFHTAISDLEVESKEEQGSLWHFRYPLADGAKTADGKDYIVVATTRPETMLGDTLVAVNPEDERYTQLVGKEVELPLVGRRLKIVADDYVDLEFGTGCVKITPAHDFNDYEVGKRHGSILINIFDKDAAVLAQAEAYDYQGKPVEYDTALPAGFAGLDRFEARKKIVAEFEAAGLLDSIKDHTLMVPRGDRSDAVIEPWLTDQWYVSAKPLAEPTIKAVENGDIQFVPKQWENTFFAWMRDIQDWCISRQLWWGHQIPAWYDADGNFYVGRSEAEVREKHNLAADLELTQDEDVLDTWFSSALWTFSTLGWPDDTEMLKTFHPTNVLVTGFDIIFFWVARMMMMTMHFIKDDDGKPQVPFKQVYITPLIRDENGQKMSKSKGNVIDPIDLIDGISVDDLVAKRTYGLMQPKLEQKIEKATRKAFPEGMEPSGTDALRFTLTAMASQGRDVNFDVKRLEGYRNFCNKIWNAARYVQMNTEGEDCGQNGGDVELTLADRWIISGLQRLEADLERYYSNYRFDLMSQALYEFIWNEYCDWYLELSKPVLWDDNASAERKRGTRRTLVRVLETLLRLAHPVMPFITEEIWLSIRDLADKTGDTIMLQPYPRADETKIDATAEADAEWLKGVIVGIRNIRGEMNIAPGKELPVLFQNGSAEDQRRLQENETFLKTLAKLESITWLNEGDDAPPASTQLVGQLKVLVPLAGLIDVAAEQARLSKAIDKAKQDLARVEGKLSNESFVSKAPEAVIAKEREKAEGLAASVRELEGQLKQLDELG
- a CDS encoding LysR family transcriptional regulator — protein: MLQSVSIDQLRMFVAAANTGSFSGAARQLNRAQSAISQSMVALENALGVTLFDRSERLPKLTPEGSALLERARGIVQDTDALKTEARHLAEGLEPELSLVLDIMFPQYLLVQLAREWAQRFPSTPLSICFEALGGVSSHVLEGRCSLGVIGTLQTVSPDLTKEWLFDLPMTTVVAPEHPLASMTGMIPTSVAAEYTQIVLTDRSELTVGLGFGVIGKQTWRVTELSTKQALLRAGLGWGHMPLPEVAQDVAAGYLTTVTLEGGPTHYKMPMSAVYRTDAQPGIGGRWLIDRLKQLAE
- a CDS encoding pirin family protein, which codes for MSTQMLDQTTTQRSIAAITRGHSHGPITRLMSPSDFGQLLKPFVFLDLFEMETQTMSQMGIHPHSGIATVTVLTEGDVHYNDKVGHEGYMGVGGVEWMRAGTGIWHGDEMSQGKSKRIQGFQLWVALDAELELSSSFTQFVESDQTPAVGPARVMIGSYAGVTSPARSPQNMTYLLVTLAPNERWQFVPEPKQSTAFIAVAKGDLDANGAITAGDLAAFEDSTDPIDIQAGAQGATFVLGSAIPHPYPLSLGYYSVHTSPEALAIGEAEILRIRPF